The Euleptes europaea isolate rEulEur1 chromosome 19, rEulEur1.hap1, whole genome shotgun sequence genome includes a window with the following:
- the PERM1 gene encoding PGC-1 and ERR-induced regulator in muscle protein 1, which translates to MDNFEYSIQLNDRDWAEFYSASEECSLIPAALATAEEQLPGDLEEGEAEESRLIRVTVGPGPAPSTASCLPRGAPHGHLLAEEVLSGSEDETDLGSVSRFLCDNSRRGAAFPRPSAIQGSQLSRVSSEPLGDELPELAREYEALLAAEGRESETGDRLTESDRPLLAVDVAVPKTEFQGQISGREAMEKPSFSVPTNMGASKGTDSHTGGHGSRPLDLALQRSTTDISKTALVDVPLPLSVESNTVCRNPESELRDRSVPGSSSSFPSAESEGAEHPERGTKHLQPDLKAEAPLFQEKPSLFQGHSVPLVGTLALSDPLSESHGERVLERRSNKEENDADLQDEGQADQSEDLTHSIVKEDGQIDQEICSAGLRVNLQKFPEEPEENKGLQLRIVTDSRCSGTLDQHRETAALKVKTQKDGIEERCHHLGTAVPFEGEPPSTAQGSQRSNFLEDNIPYCLALENSLEGNLTARVWHQEYDYFSCGNTQEQAEERQHKASEESLVSDIGQDLPEMYGPEMYEYFFTDMEGACMGESGRETETGLETLSSSDQPLAPSSGSQDSDSMAADDTTQISVPEVYEHFFNNGAQDRKGWKRLFLSMPASEARKAARALKSLLSKPAHFLRRRPPSPGTPLRRGSRGKLVVFSPRLPEESQPRPADLRMAVMSPERPLQPALTHRDMCLGFVAFASWAVKTSNLQAPDAWKIVLLANFGTLSAIRYFRRQIVAGEHGT; encoded by the exons CCCCTCATGGACACCTGCTCGCTGAAGAGGTTCTGTCTGGCAGCGAAGACGAAACGGATCTGGGCTCGGTCAGCAGGTTTCTGTGCGACAACAGCCGACGCGGTGCAGCTTTTCCACGGCCTTCTGCAATCCAGGGAAGTCAACTGTCCCGTGTCTCTTCGGAGCCACTGGGAGATGAGTTGCCGGAACTTGCCAGAGAATATGAGGCTTTATTGGCTGCAGAAGGGAGAGAATCAGAGACGGGAGACAGGCTCACTGAATCTGATCGTCCTCTACTGGCGGTAGATGTTGCCGTCCCAAAAACAGAATTCCAAGGACAAATCTCAGGGCGGGAAGCAATGGAGAAACCCTCTTTCTCTGTTCCGACGAACATGGGTGCCTCAAAGGGAACAGACAGTCATACAGGAGGACACGGAAGTAGACCCCTTGACTTGGCATTACAGCGATCCACAACGGATATCTCCAAAACTGCCTTGGTTGACGTCCCGTTACCATTATCAGTGGAGAGCAACACAGTTTGCAGGAACCCAGAATCAGAGTTGAGGGATCGAAGTGTACCTGGATCTTCCTCAAGTTTTCCATCTGCAGAGTCTGAAGGAGCTGAGCACCCAGAAAGGGGTACCAAGCACCTTCAGCCTGACTTGAAGGCAGAAGCGCCATTGTTCCAGGAAAAACCTTCCCTATTTCAAGGACATTCAGTTCCACTGGTAGGGACCTTGGCGCTATCTGACCCACTGTCAGAGAGCCACGGGGAACGGGTTTTGGAAAGGAGAAGCAATAAGGAAGAGAATGATGCAGATCTCCAAGATGAGGGGCAAGCAGACCAGAGTGAGGACTTGACCCATAGCATCGTAAAAGAGGATGGTCAAATCGACCAAGAAATCTGCTCTGCTGGCCTTAGGGTGAATCTGCAAAAGTTCCCAGAAGAACCAGAAGAAAACAAAGGTCTACAACTAAGAATAGTAACTGATTCCAGATGTTCTGGAACATTAGATCAGCACAGAGAAACTGCTGCATTGAAGGTGAAGACCCAGAAGGATGGCATTGAGGAACGCTGCCACCATCTTGGCACAGCTGTGCCATTCGAAGGGGAACCTCCAAGTACGGCTCAAGGAAGCCAGAGATCAAATTTTTTAGAAGACAACATTCCATATTGTCTGGCGCTGGAGAACTCTCTGGAAGGCAACTTGACTGCAAGAGTATGGCATCAAGAGTATGACTATTTTTCCTGTGGGAACACCCAAGAGCAGGCAGAAGAGAGACAGCACAAGGCGTCAGAAGAAAGCCTAGTTTCAGACATTGGTCAGGACTTGCCAGAAATGTACGGGCCTGAAATGTACGAATATTTCTTCACCGACATGGAAGGGGCTTGCATGGGCGAGAGTGGCAGGGAGACAGAAACGGGGCTAGAGACACTCAGCAGCTCCGACCAACCGTTGGCTCCATCGTCTGGCTCCCAGGACTCAGACTCTATGGCGGCAGATGACACCACGCAGATCTCCGTCCCAGAGGTATACGAACACTTCTTCAACAACGGGGCACAGGACAGGAAGGGCTGGAAGCGGCTTTTCCTGAGCATGCCGGCTTCAGAGGCGAGGAAGGCCGCGAGAGCTTTAAAATCCCTCCTAAGCAAACCTGCCCACTTTCTCAGACGTCGTCCCCCAAGCCCTGGGACTCCGCTACGGAGAGGATCCCGTGGAAAGCTGGTGGTCTTTTCACCAAGGCTACCGGAAGAAAGCCAACCAAGACCAGCAGACCTAAGAATGGCTGTGATGTCACCAG AAAGACCCCTGCAGCCGGCTCTCACGCACAGGGACATGTGCCTGGGCTTCGTGGCATTTGCTTCCTGGGCCGTCAAGACCTCCAATCTGCAGGCCCCAGACGCTTGGAAGATCG TGTTGCTGGCAAATTTTGGCACCCTATCAGCCATCCGCTACTTCAGACGGCAGATTGTTGCAGGAGAGCACGGCACCTAA